The following coding sequences lie in one Pseudoalteromonas sp. Scap06 genomic window:
- the rpmE gene encoding 50S ribosomal protein L31, which yields MKEGIHPKYEVISATCSCGNKFETRSTLCKDIHLDVCSACHPFYTGKQKILDTGGRVDRFNKRFGALSSKK from the coding sequence ATGAAAGAAGGTATTCACCCTAAGTACGAAGTAATTTCTGCAACTTGTTCATGCGGAAACAAATTCGAAACTCGTTCTACTTTGTGTAAAGACATTCACTTAGACGTATGTTCTGCGTGTCACCCGTTTTACACTGGTAAGCAAAAGATTTTAGACACTGGCGGCCGTGTTGATCGCTTCAACAAGCGCTTCGGTGCACTTAGCAGCAAAAAATAA
- a CDS encoding malic enzyme-like NAD(P)-binding protein, with the protein MSDFREQALHYHAHPVPGKISIELTKPAETVKDLALAYSPGVAEPVREIAADPANAYKYTGKGNMVAVITNGTAILGLGNLGPLASKPVMEGKALLFKRFAGLDSIDIEVKHRTTEDFINTVANIADTFGGINLEDIKAPECFEIEKALIERCSIPVFHDDQHGTAIVTAAGMLNALEVQGKAIEDAIIVCLGAGAAAVACMELLIKCGALREHIYMLDRKGVIHTRRDDLNEYKQLFANNTDKRTLQDVIEDADVFVGVSGPNLLAADDLKLMADRPVVFACSNPDPEIDPQLAHAARNDLIMATGRSDYPNQVNNVLCFPFIFRGALDVRASEINDEMKIAAVEAIRSIAKEPVPAEVLTAAGIDKLEFGAKYIIPKPMDPRLLPRIAKAVAQAAVDSGVAQIDMPENYMA; encoded by the coding sequence ATGTCAGATTTTCGTGAACAAGCACTACATTACCATGCCCATCCCGTTCCAGGTAAAATCAGTATTGAGCTGACCAAGCCCGCTGAGACGGTTAAAGACCTCGCGCTCGCATATAGCCCAGGTGTTGCAGAACCTGTTCGTGAAATTGCCGCTGATCCAGCAAATGCCTATAAGTATACTGGTAAAGGAAATATGGTTGCGGTTATTACTAACGGCACCGCAATTTTAGGCTTAGGTAATTTAGGCCCACTGGCCTCAAAACCAGTAATGGAAGGCAAGGCATTATTATTTAAACGTTTTGCAGGTCTAGATTCAATTGATATAGAAGTTAAGCACCGCACAACCGAAGACTTTATCAACACGGTTGCGAATATTGCAGACACGTTTGGTGGTATCAACCTAGAAGATATTAAAGCGCCAGAATGTTTTGAGATAGAAAAAGCACTTATAGAACGTTGCAGCATTCCTGTATTTCATGATGACCAACATGGTACGGCAATTGTAACGGCTGCGGGTATGCTAAATGCGCTAGAAGTACAAGGTAAAGCAATTGAAGATGCGATTATCGTGTGTTTAGGTGCCGGCGCTGCAGCTGTTGCCTGTATGGAGCTTTTAATTAAGTGTGGCGCACTGCGTGAACATATTTATATGTTAGACCGTAAAGGCGTTATTCATACACGTCGTGATGACTTAAATGAATATAAGCAATTATTTGCAAACAATACGGATAAACGTACTTTACAGGACGTAATTGAAGATGCCGATGTGTTTGTTGGTGTATCAGGCCCTAATTTATTAGCCGCCGATGATTTGAAGTTAATGGCTGACCGCCCAGTTGTATTTGCATGTTCAAACCCCGATCCTGAAATTGATCCGCAATTAGCACATGCTGCACGCAACGATCTTATTATGGCGACTGGCCGTTCTGATTATCCGAACCAAGTTAACAACGTACTTTGTTTTCCATTTATTTTCCGTGGCGCACTAGATGTACGCGCAAGTGAAATAAACGATGAAATGAAAATAGCTGCTGTAGAGGCAATTCGCAGTATTGCTAAAGAGCCAGTTCCGGCTGAAGTACTGACTGCTGCAGGTATCGATAAACTAGAGTTTGGTGCTAAATATATTATACCAAAACCTATGGATCCGCGCTTATTGCCTCGTATCGCCAAAGCCGTTGCTCAAGCTGCAGTTGATTCGGGTGTGGCACAAATTGATATGCCAGAGAACTACATGGCGTAA
- the metJ gene encoding met regulon transcriptional regulator MetJ yields MAKWNGEYIHPYAEHGKKSEQVKKITVSIPLNVLKVLTDERTRRQINNLRHATNSELLCEAFLHAFTGQPLPNDDDLRKDNAEKVPEEVKKIMQEMGLEVPILNED; encoded by the coding sequence ATGGCTAAATGGAATGGTGAATATATTCACCCATACGCAGAACACGGGAAAAAATCCGAACAAGTAAAAAAGATCACCGTTTCGATCCCGCTAAATGTATTAAAAGTATTAACTGACGAACGTACTCGTCGTCAAATAAACAACTTGCGCCATGCAACAAATAGTGAGCTTTTATGCGAAGCATTTTTGCATGCATTTACAGGGCAACCGCTGCCTAATGATGATGATCTACGTAAAGACAACGCAGAAAAAGTACCTGAAGAGGTGAAGAAAATAATGCAAGAAATGGGACTAGAAGTGCCTATTTTAAATGAAGATTAA
- the metB gene encoding cystathionine gamma-synthase, with the protein MSEKNKATIAVRSGIEADKQHGAVVPPLYLSTTYSFSDFDTKRQYDYGRSGNPNRDILAEALTELEGGAKGIITATGMAAVHLTTQLLNSNDTLMIPHDCYGGSYRLFTSLEKRGLLKLEVVDFTKSESLSQILAIKPKLIWIETPSNPILRLTDIKAVTDIAKQCGALVAADNTFLSPALQNPIKFGADIVVHSTTKYINGHSDVVGGAVIAATAELGEELAWWANNIGITGAPFDSYLTLRGLRTLNVRLRQHQENALAIAQYLENSPFVAQVYYPGLESHPQHALAKAQQFGFGAMVSFDIKGDINDAAAFLTRLNEFSLAESLGGVESLICHPATMTHAGMEATARAEAGVGDTLIRISVGIEDAKDLLADLDRVFNLVRPGQADNALAAKNGASESFGSAKLNAAHPALW; encoded by the coding sequence ATGAGTGAAAAAAATAAGGCAACAATTGCTGTTCGTAGTGGAATAGAAGCCGACAAACAGCATGGTGCGGTTGTTCCACCGCTTTATTTATCAACAACTTACTCATTTTCTGACTTTGATACCAAACGCCAATATGATTATGGCCGCAGTGGTAATCCTAACCGTGACATTTTGGCTGAGGCGCTCACTGAACTTGAAGGCGGGGCTAAAGGCATTATTACTGCAACGGGTATGGCGGCAGTTCACTTAACAACTCAATTATTAAATAGTAACGATACGTTAATGATTCCTCACGATTGCTATGGTGGCAGCTATCGTTTATTTACCTCACTAGAAAAACGCGGCTTGTTAAAGCTAGAAGTGGTCGATTTCACTAAAAGCGAAAGCTTATCGCAAATTCTTGCTATTAAACCTAAGCTGATCTGGATTGAAACACCGAGTAATCCAATTTTACGATTAACTGATATTAAAGCAGTTACCGATATTGCTAAGCAGTGCGGTGCTCTGGTTGCTGCCGATAACACATTTTTATCGCCGGCTTTGCAAAATCCGATTAAATTTGGTGCTGATATTGTGGTTCACTCAACTACTAAATATATCAATGGTCATTCAGATGTTGTTGGGGGGGCGGTTATTGCAGCAACCGCTGAGCTTGGTGAAGAACTGGCATGGTGGGCAAATAATATTGGCATTACTGGAGCGCCATTTGATAGCTATTTAACTCTCAGAGGTTTGCGCACGTTAAACGTGCGTTTGAGGCAACACCAAGAAAATGCACTCGCTATTGCACAGTATCTAGAAAACTCCCCGTTTGTTGCTCAGGTTTACTATCCAGGTCTTGAATCACATCCACAACATGCGCTTGCTAAGGCGCAGCAGTTTGGCTTTGGTGCAATGGTTAGTTTTGATATCAAAGGCGATATAAACGATGCTGCAGCGTTTTTAACGCGCTTAAATGAATTTAGTTTGGCGGAATCATTAGGCGGAGTTGAAAGTTTGATTTGTCACCCCGCAACCATGACCCATGCAGGCATGGAGGCGACTGCCCGTGCAGAAGCTGGGGTGGGTGATACGCTTATTCGTATTTCGGTGGGTATTGAAGATGCAAAAGACTTACTTGCTGATTTAGACAGGGTATTTAATTTGGTTCGCCCCGGGCAAGCAGATAATGCTTTAGCTGCAAAAAATGGTGCCAGTGAGTCATTTGGCTCAGCGAAACTAAACGCGGCGCATCCGGCGTTATGGTAG
- the metL gene encoding bifunctional aspartate kinase/homoserine dehydrogenase II produces the protein MVNQVHKFGGSSLSSADRFKSVANIILTHAQAGDCVVVSAAGKTTDTLVKLWQSFEQQDTQAIADIILLISNHQSSLIEQLLIAGAKHEALNILATELSIITQQAKQNILTEAWLLAHGELWSARLLSAYLGQLNVSACALDARQLFTLDAGQLQHANNQQQCLKAIDTSKINVVTGFIAANLQHETVTLGRNGSDYSATLLARYCNAKKVSIWTDTQGVFSTDPRKVANAIKYARVCREQANLLARLGNPVLHAKTLSPLKGTDIELIVRSSYDLQGSHTEIVKLGMSKQKRFLTTINNVDLLTVDDLSEGEVAHVSQLIQHSLHHFEHAGEIYLVVPASATYQVVNYFAGRANISDSNLNGVAIIASEPDIAILGEQSAAVLQAQSIHPRFTHFGDGYTLLLTDQVLESDVLSLLHDKLINKAQEIALIIAGLGNVGAEFMRQLPAQIARLSSGFNIKLVALLRSEQMLVNANGLDCESWQQQWENHASPYQQADLLSYIDTLEYEHKVVIDITASEYFSQLYSKFVELNCHLISANKYAGTAPLSWYQALREDLAQRGLHWRYNASVGAGLPINFALADLQNSGDKITRIEGVFSGTLSWLCSMYDGSKAFSDLVLEAQALGFTEPDPREDLSGRDMQRKLLILARELGIELELDDISLSALMPDELSAGSWDDFVDNKASLDAFIKQHFEAALQQSAALCYTGLLEFKNSKLNAKVGIAYVPKSEAVANLTPGDNIFVINTQWYNQNALVIQGPGAGKEVTAAGVHSDLYWLVQNIT, from the coding sequence ATGGTAAATCAGGTTCATAAATTTGGTGGTTCGAGTTTAAGCTCAGCGGATCGCTTTAAAAGTGTCGCAAATATTATTTTAACTCATGCTCAAGCCGGGGATTGTGTGGTGGTATCTGCTGCCGGTAAAACCACCGATACCTTGGTTAAATTGTGGCAAAGCTTTGAACAGCAAGATACCCAAGCGATTGCTGACATTATTTTATTAATAAGTAATCATCAATCTTCGCTAATTGAACAATTGCTTATAGCGGGTGCTAAGCATGAAGCACTCAATATACTTGCCACTGAGCTAAGCATTATTACTCAGCAGGCTAAGCAAAACATATTAACTGAAGCGTGGCTATTAGCTCATGGCGAATTATGGTCTGCAAGGCTATTAAGCGCTTACTTAGGGCAACTTAACGTTAGTGCTTGCGCTCTGGACGCTAGGCAATTATTTACGTTAGACGCAGGGCAGCTACAGCATGCTAATAATCAGCAGCAGTGCTTAAAAGCCATAGATACAAGCAAAATTAATGTCGTTACAGGGTTTATTGCGGCTAATTTACAACATGAAACCGTGACCTTAGGACGTAACGGCAGTGATTACAGTGCTACTTTATTAGCACGATATTGCAATGCTAAAAAAGTGTCTATTTGGACTGACACTCAAGGTGTTTTTAGTACTGATCCGCGTAAGGTAGCTAATGCGATTAAGTATGCGCGGGTGTGCCGCGAACAAGCTAATTTATTGGCTAGATTAGGTAACCCCGTACTACATGCTAAAACATTATCGCCATTAAAAGGGACCGATATAGAGTTAATTGTTCGCAGTAGTTACGATCTTCAAGGCAGCCATACCGAAATAGTTAAATTAGGAATGAGTAAACAAAAGCGCTTTTTAACCACGATTAACAATGTGGATTTACTTACTGTTGATGATTTGAGTGAAGGCGAGGTAGCGCATGTTAGTCAGCTTATTCAGCATAGTTTGCATCACTTTGAACATGCGGGCGAAATTTACTTGGTAGTCCCTGCGTCGGCGACATATCAGGTGGTTAATTATTTTGCTGGCCGCGCCAACATTAGTGATTCTAACTTAAATGGGGTTGCAATTATTGCATCAGAGCCAGATATAGCGATACTCGGTGAGCAAAGTGCAGCTGTACTTCAAGCGCAATCAATTCACCCTAGGTTTACTCATTTTGGTGACGGTTATACGTTATTATTAACCGATCAGGTACTTGAGAGTGATGTGCTGAGCTTACTGCATGATAAATTGATCAATAAAGCGCAAGAAATAGCTTTAATTATTGCAGGGCTTGGTAATGTTGGTGCTGAATTTATGCGCCAACTACCTGCACAAATAGCCCGTTTATCATCAGGTTTTAACATTAAGTTAGTAGCATTACTACGCTCAGAGCAGATGCTGGTTAATGCCAATGGGTTAGACTGTGAGAGCTGGCAACAGCAATGGGAAAACCATGCAAGCCCCTATCAGCAAGCTGATTTGCTGTCATACATTGATACGCTTGAGTATGAACATAAGGTAGTGATTGATATTACCGCCAGTGAATATTTTAGCCAGCTTTATAGCAAATTTGTGGAATTAAATTGTCACTTAATTAGTGCTAATAAATACGCAGGCACAGCTCCGCTGAGCTGGTATCAAGCATTACGTGAAGATTTGGCACAGCGCGGCTTACATTGGCGTTATAATGCCAGTGTGGGAGCCGGATTACCGATTAACTTTGCACTGGCCGATTTGCAAAACAGTGGCGATAAAATAACGCGTATAGAAGGCGTGTTTTCTGGCACGCTGTCATGGTTATGCAGTATGTATGATGGCAGCAAGGCATTTTCAGATTTAGTGCTTGAAGCACAAGCTTTGGGGTTCACCGAACCTGATCCGCGAGAAGATTTATCTGGCCGAGATATGCAACGCAAGTTGCTTATTTTGGCGCGTGAATTAGGTATTGAATTGGAACTTGATGACATTTCTTTATCCGCATTGATGCCCGATGAGCTAAGTGCGGGCAGTTGGGATGACTTTGTTGATAACAAGGCTAGTTTAGATGCGTTTATCAAGCAGCACTTCGAAGCGGCTTTGCAACAAAGTGCTGCACTGTGTTATACCGGATTGCTGGAGTTTAAAAACAGCAAGCTAAACGCTAAGGTAGGAATTGCCTATGTACCAAAAAGCGAAGCGGTTGCTAATTTAACACCTGGCGATAATATTTTTGTGATTAATACTCAGTGGTATAATCAAAACGCATTAGTGATACAAGGCCCCGGTGCGGGTAAAGAAGTGACCGCAGCTGGCGTGCACTCTGACTTATATTGGTTGGTACAAAATATTACCTAG